The Natronosporangium hydrolyticum nucleotide sequence GTACCGGCGCGGGTTGTCCTATCTACGCGCCGGCCGGGTGCTGATCATCTTCCCCGAGGGGGAGCTGCGGCCGCCCGGGCCGCTGGGCCGGTTGGCCGGCGGCGCCGGCTGGTTCGCTCACACCGCCAAGGTTCCGCTCTACGCCGTCGCCACCCGGGTGGTGGTGCGCGGCCAGCAGGCCCCGGAGGCGTACCTGTCGCTGGCGCAGGTCGCGCCGCCGACCGGGCTGGCCTCCCGCGACGCCGCCCGGGAGCTGACCGGCCGGCTGACCACGACGCTCACCGACGAGCTGGCCGCCCTCGACGCGGCAGTGGCCAGTGCGGACCCGCGGCAGCCGCTGCCCGGCTTCACCCGCGCGGTGGCGGGCCGGCGCAGTTGGGACGAGCGGATCGACCGAGTCCACCGGTGGTTGCCGTGGCGCCCGGAGCGGTGACTCGGATGGGCGGCGCCCTGCCCGCGCTGGTCGCCGGCTTCCACCTGACCAAGACCGTCGGGTTGCTGGACAATCTGGCCAGTTTCCCGGTCCTCGGCCGGCGCCCGAGCGCCGCCCCACCGCTGCCGCGGGTTTCGTTGCTGGTCCCGGCCCGCGACGAGGCCGACCGGCTGCCGCGGTGCCTGCCTGGCCTGCTGGCCCAGCCCGCCGCCGAGGTGCTGGTCTGCGACGACGAGTCCACCGACGACACCGCCGGGGTGGTCCGCCGCGCCGCCGCTGACGACCCCCGGCTGCGGCTGGTGCCGGGCACCCCGCGCCCGCCCGGCTGGATCGGCAAGAGCTGGGCCTGCCACCAGCTCGCCGCCGCGGCCACCGGCGACCTGCTGGTCTTCTGCGACGCCGACGTGCTGCTCCAACCGGGAGCGCTCGCCGCGCTGTGGGCGGAGCTGACCCGCCAGCGCAGCGAGGTCTTCTCGGTCTTCCCCCGGCAGCAGACCGGGACGCTCGGCGAGCGGCTGCTGGTGCCGCTGATCGACGAGGTGCTGCTCAGCTTCCTGCCGCACCGGTTGTTGTCGCTGCCGGTGCCCGCCGCCGCCACCGCCAACGGTCAGCTGCTCGCCTTCCGCCGTTCGGCGTACCAGGCGATCGGCGGGCACCGCGCGGTGGCGGACCGGATCGTGGAAGATCTGGCGTTGGGGCGGCTGGCGCGGCGACGCGGCCTCCGGCTGGGCCTGGCGCTCGGCGGCGACCTGGTCAGCGCCCGGATGTACGACGGGTACCCGCAGACCGTACGCGGGCTGGGGAAGAGCATGCGCGAGGCGCACGGTGACCGGGACGCGTTGCTACTGGCGAGCCTGGGCTGGCACCTGCTCGCCTACACGGTCCCGTGGCTGCGGTGGCGGTCCGCGCCCGGCTGGCGGCTCGCCGCGACTCTCAGCGTCGCCCAACGGCTGTTGGTCAACGCCAAGACCGGGCGGGGCAGCCCGTGGGAGGCGCTGCTGGTGCCGGTGACCGCCCCGGCGGCGATCCCGGTCTACCTGCTGGCGGCCCGACGCCGGGCGCGTTGGCGGGGACGGAGCTACCCGTGACGGCGCCGACCCTGCGGAGCCCGGCGCGGTTGCCGCAGCCGCCGGGGCATCCGGTCATCGGCCACCTGTGGCCGTGGACCTTCGCCCCGGTGCCGCTGTTAGCGGCGGGCGCCCGCACCGGCGAGGTGTTCCGGCTACGGTTGTGGCGGTCGACGCTGGTCGGCTACCGTCCAGAGTGGAACCGGGCAGTCCTCGGCGACCTGGACACGTTCCGCAGCCGGGGCAGTCTCAGCGGCCTGACGCCGTACCTCGCCGACGGCGTGGTCCACACCGACCTGCCGGCGCACGCCCCGCACCGGCGGGCCCTCAACCCGCATTTCCACAGCCAGGCGGTGCGGCAGCTCACCGATCGGCTGCGGGCCGCCGTCCAGTCAGGGTTGCCGGGGCGCTACTTCGACGCGTTGCCGTGGGCCGGCAGCGTGGTCCGCCGGATGCTCTCCGCCGCGCTCTTCGGCGACCGCATCCCGCAATCGTTACTCGAGCGCTTCCTGGCCCCGCTGCACCGGCCCAACCCGGCGCCGCTGCTGCCCCGGCCAAGGCTGTTCCGGCGGATGAACACGGCGATCGCCGCGGTGGTCGCCGACCCCGTGCCGGGCACGCTCGCCGCCGCGGTGGCGGGAGAGGCGGCCGCCGGCGGTGACCTGGACCCGGTCGCCGAGCTGCGGGTGGCGCTCGCCGCCGGCTACGACACCACCGCGCACACGCTGGCGTGGACACTGTGGTGGCTGGCCGGTTCGCCGGCGTGGCGGGATCCGGAGTCACTGCCGATGGTGCTCGACGAGATCCTGCGGCTCTATCCGGCCGGGTGGTTGGGCAGTCGGGTCGCGGCCCGGGACACGGAGGTCTGCGGGGTGGCGATCCCCGCCGGCACCATGGTCTGCTACTCGCCCTACCTCACCCACCGGGATCCGGGCCTGTGGCCGGAGCCCGACCAGTTCCGGCCCGACCGGTTCACCGCCGGCCGGCCGGCCTGGGGTTTCATCCCGTTCGCCGCCGGCCGGCGCACCTGCCTGGGCGCCCAGCTGGCGCGGGCCATGCTGACCTGCGCCAGTGAGCCGTTCCTCGCCGGGCCGCTGCGACAGCTCAACGGCGACCCGTCGGTGGTCGCCGGGATCACCCTGCGGCCGCACGGTCCGCTGTGGCTGTCCTGGCGGGGCGAGTAACTGGCCGGCCGGCGCCTGACCCCGCCTGGGACAATGCGAGTACGGTTCCACCGTGTCCTGGTTACCCCTGCCGTTGATCCGGCGCTGCCAACGCCTGGCGTACCGCTTCTGGTGCCGGCTGCAACGCCGTCACGGGTCGGTGCGCCGGCTGGTCCGGGCCGGTAAGCGCTACCGGCAGGCCGACGGGCGGCGGCTCGCGGCCGCGGTCAGCTACTACGGCTTCTTCGCGACCTTCGCGATGGTGCTGCTGGGCTTCGCCGCACTCGGATACGTGGTCGACGATCCCGGCGTGCAGGGGGCGGTGCAGCGGTTCCTGGACGAGAACCTGCCCCGGGTGGACACCGACGCGGTCCGCGACGCCCGGGAGGCGACCGGCCTGATCGCCTTCGCCAGTCTGCTGGTGATCGGCCTGTTGTGGGTGGACTCGCTGCGCTCGTCGGTGCGGGCGATCTGGCGGATCGAGGAGTACCCGGGCGGATTCTTCCGTCGCTGGTTCATCGACGGGCTGGCGCTGGTGGGGCTGGGGACCCTGCTGGCGGTCTCGCTCACCGTCGCGCTCGGCGCCGAGGCGCTGCTGGGCTGGCTGGTGGAGCTGATCCGGGCCGGCGAGTTGGCGCCGGCGGAGTGGCTGCTGCTGGTGGTCCGGTTCGGGCTGAACTTCAGCGTCAACACCATCCTGGCGATCGCGGCGCTGACGCTGCTGCCACGGCTGCGGATGCCGCTGCGTCGGGTGCTCCCGCCGGCGCTGCTGGTCGCCGCGGGCGCGGAGTTCCTGACCTCGGTGGGGCGGCTGGTGGTGGACCGGGCCGAGTAC carries:
- a CDS encoding YihY/virulence factor BrkB family protein, whose product is MSWLPLPLIRRCQRLAYRFWCRLQRRHGSVRRLVRAGKRYRQADGRRLAAAVSYYGFFATFAMVLLGFAALGYVVDDPGVQGAVQRFLDENLPRVDTDAVRDAREATGLIAFASLLVIGLLWVDSLRSSVRAIWRIEEYPGGFFRRWFIDGLALVGLGTLLAVSLTVALGAEALLGWLVELIRAGELAPAEWLLLVVRFGLNFSVNTILAIAALTLLPRLRMPLRRVLPPALLVAAGAEFLTSVGRLVVDRAEYNPAFQVVAGAAGLLVFLLILNQLILFAASLTATAEQGRVVDLARRNGLRGSYYAS
- a CDS encoding glycosyltransferase, with protein sequence MGGALPALVAGFHLTKTVGLLDNLASFPVLGRRPSAAPPLPRVSLLVPARDEADRLPRCLPGLLAQPAAEVLVCDDESTDDTAGVVRRAAADDPRLRLVPGTPRPPGWIGKSWACHQLAAAATGDLLVFCDADVLLQPGALAALWAELTRQRSEVFSVFPRQQTGTLGERLLVPLIDEVLLSFLPHRLLSLPVPAAATANGQLLAFRRSAYQAIGGHRAVADRIVEDLALGRLARRRGLRLGLALGGDLVSARMYDGYPQTVRGLGKSMREAHGDRDALLLASLGWHLLAYTVPWLRWRSAPGWRLAATLSVAQRLLVNAKTGRGSPWEALLVPVTAPAAIPVYLLAARRRARWRGRSYP
- a CDS encoding cytochrome P450, encoding MTAPTLRSPARLPQPPGHPVIGHLWPWTFAPVPLLAAGARTGEVFRLRLWRSTLVGYRPEWNRAVLGDLDTFRSRGSLSGLTPYLADGVVHTDLPAHAPHRRALNPHFHSQAVRQLTDRLRAAVQSGLPGRYFDALPWAGSVVRRMLSAALFGDRIPQSLLERFLAPLHRPNPAPLLPRPRLFRRMNTAIAAVVADPVPGTLAAAVAGEAAAGGDLDPVAELRVALAAGYDTTAHTLAWTLWWLAGSPAWRDPESLPMVLDEILRLYPAGWLGSRVAARDTEVCGVAIPAGTMVCYSPYLTHRDPGLWPEPDQFRPDRFTAGRPAWGFIPFAAGRRTCLGAQLARAMLTCASEPFLAGPLRQLNGDPSVVAGITLRPHGPLWLSWRGE
- a CDS encoding lysophospholipid acyltransferase family protein: MRERSPTASAMFQGFRWLVRQSLRGVWWRGDPPAGPFVWAANHHSWWDPFIAAALLERWRRVGCLLLSQTNLERYRFIERLGGFGTGEYRRGLSYLRAGRVLIIFPEGELRPPGPLGRLAGGAGWFAHTAKVPLYAVATRVVVRGQQAPEAYLSLAQVAPPTGLASRDAARELTGRLTTTLTDELAALDAAVASADPRQPLPGFTRAVAGRRSWDERIDRVHRWLPWRPER